One genomic region from Enterobacter hormaechei ATCC 49162 encodes:
- the ssuB gene encoding aliphatic sulfonates ABC transporter ATP-binding protein, translating to MNTARLNQGTPLLLNGVTKRYGDNTILNALDLHIPAGQFVAVVGRSGGGKSTLLRLLAGLEAPNGGDILAGTTPLATIQDDTRMMFQDARLLPWKTVMDNVGLGLKGSWRKDARQALAAVGLEHRAGEWPAALSGGQKQRVALARALIHRPGLLLLDEPLGALDALTRIEMQDLIETLWQAHGFTVLLVTHDVSEAVAMADRVLLIEDGKIGLDLTVDIPRPRRVGSARLAELEAEVLDRVMKRGGAEIQRIKANA from the coding sequence ATGAATACTGCACGACTGAACCAGGGTACACCGTTACTGCTGAACGGCGTGACCAAACGCTACGGCGATAACACCATTCTGAATGCGCTGGATCTGCATATTCCCGCCGGACAGTTTGTGGCCGTTGTCGGTCGCAGCGGTGGCGGCAAGAGTACCCTTCTGCGTCTTTTAGCCGGGCTGGAAGCGCCAAACGGCGGTGACATTCTGGCAGGCACCACGCCGCTGGCTACGATTCAGGATGATACGCGCATGATGTTTCAGGACGCGCGTCTGCTACCGTGGAAAACGGTGATGGATAACGTCGGGCTGGGTCTGAAGGGCAGCTGGCGGAAGGACGCCCGGCAGGCCCTCGCCGCAGTCGGGCTGGAACATCGCGCGGGAGAATGGCCTGCGGCCCTGTCGGGCGGTCAGAAGCAGCGCGTGGCACTGGCCCGGGCGTTAATCCACCGCCCCGGCCTGTTACTGCTTGATGAACCGCTCGGCGCGCTTGATGCTCTGACCCGGATCGAGATGCAGGATCTGATTGAGACCCTCTGGCAGGCGCACGGCTTTACGGTGCTGCTGGTGACGCATGATGTAAGCGAAGCTGTGGCAATGGCAGACCGGGTGCTGTTAATAGAAGACGGGAAAATTGGTCTGGATCTGACGGTGGATATTCCACGTCCTCGCCGTGTGGGATCGGCCAGGCTGGCGGAGCTGGAAGCCGAAGTGCTGGATCGGGTGATGAAGCGTGGGGGAGCGGAGATCCAGCGGATAAAGGCTAATGCCTGA
- the ssuE gene encoding NADPH-dependent FMN reductase — protein MRVITLAGSPRFPSRSSALLEYAREKLNALDVEVCHWNLHNFAPEDLLYARFDSPALKTLIEQLKGADGLVVATPIYKASFSGALKTLLDLLPERALDGKVVLPLATGGTVAHLLAVDYALKPVLNALKAQEILHGVFADDLQVIDYQHKPHFTPNLQTRLDSALDTFWHALNRRDRHAAAFYQTQGVAHV, from the coding sequence ATGCGCGTCATTACTCTGGCCGGAAGCCCCCGCTTCCCCTCTCGCTCCAGCGCTCTGCTGGAATACGCTCGCGAAAAGCTTAATGCTCTGGATGTGGAAGTGTGCCACTGGAATTTGCACAATTTCGCGCCTGAAGATCTGCTCTACGCCCGTTTCGACAGCCCGGCGCTGAAAACCCTGATCGAACAGCTTAAGGGGGCTGACGGGCTGGTCGTCGCGACTCCGATTTATAAAGCCTCTTTTTCCGGCGCACTGAAAACGCTGCTCGATTTGCTGCCTGAACGCGCGCTGGACGGTAAAGTCGTCCTGCCGCTGGCCACAGGCGGTACGGTAGCCCATTTACTGGCGGTGGATTATGCCCTTAAGCCGGTACTGAACGCGCTGAAAGCGCAGGAGATCCTGCATGGCGTCTTCGCTGACGACTTACAGGTGATCGACTACCAGCATAAACCGCATTTCACGCCAAACCTGCAAACCCGCCTCGACAGTGCGCTCGACACCTTCTGGCACGCCCTGAATCGTCGGGATCGCCACGCAGCGGCATTTTATCAAACACAAGGAGTGGCGCATGTTTAA
- a CDS encoding sulfonate ABC transporter substrate-binding protein, with protein sequence MFKTVTRIGLAGLLAVASLAQAAEKAPESLRIGYQKGSVSMVLAKSHALLEKRFPKTTFSWVEFPAGPQMLEALNVGSIDLGSTGDIPPIFAQAAGADLVYVGVEPAKPKAEVILVPENSEIKSVADLKGHKVAFQKGSSSHNLLLRALQEAGLTFTDIQPVYLTPADARAAFQQKNVDAWAIWDPYYSAALLQGGVRVLKDGTSLKQTGSFYLAARPYAEKNGAFIQQVLDTFSQADALTQSQRQQSITLLAKTMGLPEPVIATYLDHRPPTTIAPVDAHVAALQQQTADLFYQNRLVPKQVNIRERIWQPTGIEGKKS encoded by the coding sequence ATGTTTAAAACCGTTACCCGTATCGGGCTGGCAGGTCTGCTGGCAGTGGCGTCGCTGGCTCAGGCGGCGGAGAAAGCACCGGAGAGCCTGCGTATCGGTTATCAGAAAGGCAGCGTCAGCATGGTGCTGGCGAAAAGCCATGCGTTGCTGGAGAAGCGTTTTCCAAAGACCACATTCTCGTGGGTCGAATTCCCTGCCGGACCACAGATGCTGGAGGCGCTGAACGTCGGGAGTATTGATTTAGGCAGCACCGGCGATATCCCGCCGATCTTTGCGCAGGCTGCCGGGGCGGATCTGGTTTACGTTGGCGTTGAGCCCGCCAAGCCGAAGGCAGAGGTGATCCTGGTGCCGGAAAACAGTGAGATCAAAAGCGTGGCCGATCTTAAAGGTCATAAGGTTGCTTTCCAGAAAGGTTCCAGCTCGCACAACCTGCTGCTGCGCGCGTTGCAGGAGGCTGGCCTTACATTCACCGATATCCAGCCCGTTTACCTGACGCCTGCCGATGCGCGCGCGGCGTTTCAGCAAAAAAATGTTGATGCCTGGGCTATCTGGGATCCGTACTACTCCGCCGCACTGTTGCAGGGCGGGGTACGGGTGCTGAAAGACGGCACCTCCCTGAAGCAGACCGGTTCGTTCTACCTGGCAGCACGTCCTTACGCTGAAAAAAATGGCGCCTTTATTCAGCAGGTGCTGGACACCTTCTCTCAGGCCGATGCGCTGACCCAGAGCCAGCGTCAGCAGAGCATCACGCTGCTGGCAAAAACCATGGGCCTGCCTGAACCGGTGATCGCCACCTATCTGGATCACCGACCACCCACCACCATTGCACCGGTTGATGCCCACGTTGCCGCTCTCCAGCAGCAAACGGCAGACCTCTTTTATCAAAACCGCCTGGTTCCAAAGCAGGTGAATATTCGCGAACGCATCTGGCAACCCACTGGCATTGAAGGAAAAAAATCATGA
- the pyrD gene encoding quinone-dependent dihydroorotate dehydrogenase, producing the protein MYYPFVRKALFQLDPERAHEFTFQQLRRITGTPLAALVRQNVPEKPVQCMGLTFKNPLGLAAGLDKNGECIDALGAMGFGSIEIGTVTPRPQPGNDKPRLFRLVEAEGLINRMGFNNLGVDHLVENVKKAHFDGVLGINIGKNKDTPVEQGKDDYLICMEKVYAYAGYIAVNISSPNTPGLRSLQYGEALDDLLSAIKNKQTALQAIHHKYVPVAVKIAPDLSVEELIQVADSLVRHNIDGVIATNTTLDRSLVQGMKNCDEAGGLSGRPVQLKSTEIIRALSAELKGQLPIIGVGGIDSVIAAREKMAAGASLVQIYSGFIFKGPPLIKEIVTHI; encoded by the coding sequence ATGTACTACCCCTTCGTTCGTAAAGCCCTTTTCCAGCTCGATCCTGAGCGCGCTCATGAATTTACATTTCAGCAGTTACGCCGTATTACAGGAACGCCTCTGGCCGCGCTGGTGCGTCAAAACGTGCCAGAAAAACCAGTTCAGTGCATGGGCCTGACCTTCAAAAATCCACTGGGCCTGGCGGCCGGTCTGGACAAAAATGGCGAATGTATTGATGCACTCGGTGCGATGGGCTTTGGCTCGATCGAAATCGGGACGGTGACGCCGCGCCCGCAGCCGGGAAATGATAAGCCGCGTCTGTTCCGCCTGGTTGAAGCCGAGGGGCTGATCAACCGCATGGGCTTTAATAATCTTGGCGTCGATCATCTGGTAGAGAACGTTAAAAAAGCCCATTTTGATGGCGTGCTGGGTATTAATATTGGCAAAAATAAAGATACGCCGGTTGAGCAGGGTAAAGATGACTATCTGATTTGTATGGAAAAAGTCTATGCCTATGCCGGTTATATCGCGGTGAATATCTCCTCGCCTAACACCCCAGGGCTGCGTTCATTACAATATGGCGAAGCGCTCGACGATCTTCTTAGCGCCATTAAAAATAAACAAACGGCGCTACAGGCGATCCACCATAAATATGTCCCGGTCGCGGTTAAGATCGCCCCGGATCTTTCGGTTGAAGAATTGATCCAGGTTGCCGACAGTTTAGTTCGCCATAATATTGATGGTGTGATTGCAACCAATACGACACTCGATCGCTCTCTCGTCCAGGGAATGAAAAACTGTGACGAAGCGGGTGGATTAAGCGGCCGTCCGGTACAATTAAAAAGCACCGAAATTATTCGCGCACTCTCCGCGGAATTAAAAGGCCAGCTGCCGATTATTGGCGTGGGTGGCATTGACTCCGTCATCGCTGCACGTGAGAAGATGGCGGCAGGCGCATCGCTGGTGCAAATTTATTCCGGCTTTATTTTTAAAGGGCCGCCGTTGATTAAAGAAATCGTCACGCATATCTAA
- the ssuC gene encoding aliphatic sulfonate ABC transporter permease SsuC, which yields MSATAQKWLLRAAPWFLPVGIVLVWQLASSTGWLSSRILPSPEGVVEAFWSLSASGELWQHLAISSWRAVIGLSIGGSIGLTLGLISGLSRWGERLLDTSIQMLRNVPHLALIPLVILWFGIDESAKIFLVALGTLFPVYINTWHGIRNIDRGLVEMARSYGLSGFALFTHVILPGALPSIMVGVRFALGLMWLTLIVAETISANSGIGYLAMNAREFLQTDVVVVAIILYALLGKLADVSAQWLERSWLRWNPAYTAQEAKA from the coding sequence ATGTCTGCAACCGCACAAAAATGGCTGCTGCGGGCCGCGCCGTGGTTTCTGCCCGTCGGCATTGTCCTCGTATGGCAACTGGCGTCGTCAACTGGCTGGCTGTCGAGCCGCATATTGCCCTCTCCGGAGGGCGTTGTGGAAGCATTCTGGTCGCTCAGCGCCAGCGGTGAGCTATGGCAGCACCTGGCCATCAGCTCCTGGCGCGCGGTAATCGGCTTATCGATTGGCGGAAGCATCGGCCTGACGCTGGGACTGATCAGCGGCCTGTCACGCTGGGGTGAGCGGCTGCTGGATACCTCCATTCAGATGCTGCGTAACGTGCCGCATCTGGCGCTGATCCCGCTGGTTATCCTGTGGTTTGGCATTGATGAGAGCGCCAAAATTTTCCTCGTGGCGCTGGGGACGTTGTTCCCTGTTTATATCAATACCTGGCATGGGATCCGTAATATCGATCGCGGCCTGGTTGAGATGGCCCGCAGCTATGGTTTGTCAGGTTTTGCCCTGTTTACCCATGTGATCCTGCCGGGCGCCCTGCCCTCCATTATGGTTGGGGTGCGTTTTGCGCTCGGCCTGATGTGGCTGACCCTGATCGTGGCGGAAACCATTTCGGCTAACTCCGGTATTGGTTATCTGGCAATGAACGCCCGCGAGTTCCTGCAAACGGACGTGGTGGTGGTTGCTATTATCCTTTATGCCCTGCTCGGCAAACTTGCGGACGTCAGCGCCCAGTGGCTGGAGCGTAGCTGGCTGCGCTGGAACCCGGCCTACACCGCTCAGGAGGCGAAAGCATGA
- the ssuD gene encoding FMNH2-dependent alkanesulfonate monooxygenase yields MSLNLFWFLPTHGDGHYLGTEEGARPVDHGYLQQIAQAADRIGFTGVLIPTGRSCEDAWLVAASMIPVTQRLKFLVALRPSVVSPTVAARQAATLDRLSNGRALFNLVTGSDPQELAGDGVFLDHTERYEASAEFTRVWRRLLEGETVTFEGKHIHVRDAKLYFPPVQQPRPPLYFGGSSDVAQDLAAEQVDLYLTWGEPPELVKEKIAQVRAKAAAHGRTVRFGIRLHVIVRETNDEAWQAADRLIAHLDDDTIAKAQAAFAQTDSVGQHRMASLHNGKRENLEISPNLWAGVGLVRGGAGTALVGDGPTVAARINEYAELGIDSFILSGYPHLEEAYKVGELLFPHLDVAIPAIPQPRQLQLQGEAVANAFIPRKVAQS; encoded by the coding sequence ATGAGTCTGAATCTTTTCTGGTTTTTACCCACCCACGGTGACGGACACTATCTTGGCACAGAAGAAGGCGCCCGCCCGGTTGATCACGGCTATTTACAGCAGATCGCCCAGGCAGCAGACCGCATCGGTTTTACCGGGGTGCTGATCCCGACGGGCCGCTCATGTGAGGATGCATGGCTGGTTGCCGCGTCGATGATCCCCGTCACCCAGCGCCTGAAATTCCTGGTAGCCCTGCGCCCGAGCGTGGTGTCGCCAACCGTCGCAGCGCGCCAGGCGGCAACGCTGGACAGGCTCTCTAACGGCCGCGCGCTGTTCAACCTGGTAACGGGCAGCGATCCGCAGGAGCTGGCGGGCGACGGCGTCTTCCTCGATCATACCGAGCGTTATGAAGCTTCCGCGGAGTTTACCCGCGTCTGGCGACGTCTGCTGGAAGGGGAAACCGTTACCTTCGAAGGAAAACATATCCACGTTCGTGATGCGAAACTCTACTTCCCGCCGGTACAGCAGCCGCGCCCGCCGCTCTATTTTGGCGGATCGTCGGATGTCGCCCAGGATCTGGCCGCCGAGCAGGTCGATCTCTATCTGACCTGGGGTGAACCGCCTGAACTGGTGAAAGAGAAAATTGCCCAGGTACGCGCTAAAGCCGCAGCACATGGCCGTACGGTGCGCTTCGGTATTCGCCTGCACGTGATCGTCCGCGAAACCAACGACGAGGCCTGGCAAGCCGCCGACCGTCTGATCGCTCATCTGGACGACGACACCATCGCCAAGGCACAGGCGGCGTTTGCCCAAACTGACTCCGTGGGCCAGCACCGGATGGCCTCCCTGCACAACGGCAAGCGCGAAAATCTTGAGATCAGCCCGAACCTGTGGGCCGGGGTGGGTCTGGTGCGCGGCGGCGCGGGCACGGCGCTGGTCGGCGACGGTCCCACCGTGGCGGCACGCATTAATGAGTACGCGGAACTGGGGATCGACAGCTTTATCCTGTCTGGCTATCCGCATCTGGAGGAGGCGTACAAGGTAGGTGAACTGCTGTTCCCGCATCTGGATGTCGCTATCCCGGCCATTCCGCAGCCACGTCAGCTTCAGTTACAGGGCGAAGCCGTGGCGAACGCGTTTATCCCGAGAAAAGTCGCGCAAAGCTAA